CCTCCGAGCAAACCGTCACGCTCATCGGCCCGCGCAAGCGAATCATCCCCAACCTTCGGATTCTCGGCCCTTGCCGCAACCTCACGCAGGTCGAGCTTGCCCTCACAGATGCCATCCAACTCGGCATCGACATACCTGTGCGGATGTCCGGCGACATTGACGGCACGCCCGGCGCCTACATCATGGGCCCCAAAGGCATGCTCGAGATGAAAAACGGCGTCATACGCGCCGCGCGGCACGTCCACATGTCCCCCGAAGACGCCAAATTCTACGGCGTGAAGCACCTCGACAAGATCGGCCTTCGCGTCACCGCTCCCGGCTGCACCACCGTTTTCGACGACTTGATCGTCCGCGTGGACCCCACCTTCAAACTGGAGGTCCATATTGACACGGACGAAGCCAACGCCTGTGATC
The nucleotide sequence above comes from Chthoniobacterales bacterium. Encoded proteins:
- a CDS encoding phosphate propanoyltransferase, coding for MSHPSRQTVESLVREILLKQFANAPTGGAAPTLLVNSSARHMHISPENLQVLFGPGAELTVHKWLYQEGQFASEQTVTLIGPRKRIIPNLRILGPCRNLTQVELALTDAIQLGIDIPVRMSGDIDGTPGAYIMGPKGMLEMKNGVIRAARHVHMSPEDAKFYGVKHLDKIGLRVTAPGCTTVFDDLIVRVDPTFKLEVHIDTDEANACDLDRANKVELISR